In Oncorhynchus keta strain PuntledgeMale-10-30-2019 chromosome 19, Oket_V2, whole genome shotgun sequence, a single genomic region encodes these proteins:
- the LOC118398425 gene encoding galectin-3-like isoform X1, which yields MATTLLPFLMKIKNRSDAVLSLLTDTMEGSNGIWPSQKQPGGLVWSTQPGQHPTQPQAMPCFPGQPSTPCWPGPQPSQPAPTPAQPQPMPCFPGQPNTPCWPGQQPSQPAPAPTQNWNWPGPQPSQPAPAPSLNWPGPQPQPSPAHPCQPCWPGPHPQPPQFQPQPTPQHFQPQGPALIQAQAQGPSQPSVPGWPVPGLSPSVNPGSGWPLGPVQDTDGFTPAPQWNPTPSGLSVPYNLNLQRGIYDKMMITIMGRVKPNAKQFTVNFLRGKDIAFHLNSRFSEGGKQAVVRNTKVGERWGKEERHTQGGFPFMAGQSFEMKILVTSGEFKVAVNRAQRFEFKHRVRELSQIDRVNILYDVILTSINVDTMP from the exons ATGGCTACAACACTGCTTCCGTTTCTGATGAAGATAAAAAATCGTAGTGATGCTGTTCTCTCTTTACTTACAGATACTATGGAA GGAAGCAACGGTATCTGGCCCAGTCAGAAGCAACCAGGGGGTCTTGTCTGGTCGACACAGCCTGGCCAACATCCCACCCAACCCCAGGCCATGCCCTGCTTTCCTGGACAGCCCAGCACCCCCTGCTGGCCTGGTCCACAACCATCCCAACCAGCCCCAACTCCGGCTCAACCTCAGCCAATGCCCTGTTTTCCTGGGCAGCCCAACACCCCCTGCTGGCCTGGGCAACAGCCATCCCAACCAGCCCCAGCTCCAACCCAAAACTGGAACTGGCCTGGTCCGCAACCATCCCAACCAGCCCCAGCTCCATCTCTAAACTGGCCTGGTCCCCAACCACAACCATCCCCAGCCCATCCCTGCCAGCCATGCTGGCCTGgaccccatccccagcctccccaATTCCAGCCTCAGCCTACACCCCAGCATTTTCAACCTCAAGGCCCAGCTCTGATTCAAGCCCAGGCCCAGGGCCCCAGTCAGCCTAGTGTCCCAGGGTGGCCAGTCCCAGGCCTTAGCCCAAGCGTTAACCCAGGGTCTGGATGGCCATTAGGCCCTGTTCAGGACACAGATGGCTTCACACCTGCTCCACAGTGGAATCCGACACCATCTGGACTG AGCGTGCCCTACAACCTGAACCTACAAAGAGGCATCTACGACAAGATGATGATCACCATCATGGGCCGGGTCAAACCAAATGCTAAGCA GTTCACAGTCAACTTCCTGCGAGGTAAAGACATCGCCTTCCACCTCAACTCTCGGTTCAGTGAGGGGGGCAAGCAGGCAGTGGTGAGGAACACCAAGGTGGGAGAGCGctgggggaaggaggagaggcacACACAGGGAGGATTCCCCTTCATGGCAGGACAGTCCTTCGAG ATGAAGATTCTGGTTACATCTGGGGAGTTCAAGGTGGCTGTGAACAGAGCTCAGCGGTTTGAGTTCAAACACCGTGTCAGAGAACTCAGCCAGATCGATCGCGTCAACATCCTCTATGATGTCATCCTCACCTCCATCAACGTAGACACAATGCCATGA
- the LOC118398425 gene encoding galectin-3-like isoform X2, producing the protein MEGSNGIWPSQKQPGGLVWSTQPGQHPTQPQAMPCFPGQPSTPCWPGPQPSQPAPTPAQPQPMPCFPGQPNTPCWPGQQPSQPAPAPTQNWNWPGPQPSQPAPAPSLNWPGPQPQPSPAHPCQPCWPGPHPQPPQFQPQPTPQHFQPQGPALIQAQAQGPSQPSVPGWPVPGLSPSVNPGSGWPLGPVQDTDGFTPAPQWNPTPSGLSVPYNLNLQRGIYDKMMITIMGRVKPNAKQFTVNFLRGKDIAFHLNSRFSEGGKQAVVRNTKVGERWGKEERHTQGGFPFMAGQSFEMKILVTSGEFKVAVNRAQRFEFKHRVRELSQIDRVNILYDVILTSINVDTMP; encoded by the exons ATGGAA GGAAGCAACGGTATCTGGCCCAGTCAGAAGCAACCAGGGGGTCTTGTCTGGTCGACACAGCCTGGCCAACATCCCACCCAACCCCAGGCCATGCCCTGCTTTCCTGGACAGCCCAGCACCCCCTGCTGGCCTGGTCCACAACCATCCCAACCAGCCCCAACTCCGGCTCAACCTCAGCCAATGCCCTGTTTTCCTGGGCAGCCCAACACCCCCTGCTGGCCTGGGCAACAGCCATCCCAACCAGCCCCAGCTCCAACCCAAAACTGGAACTGGCCTGGTCCGCAACCATCCCAACCAGCCCCAGCTCCATCTCTAAACTGGCCTGGTCCCCAACCACAACCATCCCCAGCCCATCCCTGCCAGCCATGCTGGCCTGgaccccatccccagcctccccaATTCCAGCCTCAGCCTACACCCCAGCATTTTCAACCTCAAGGCCCAGCTCTGATTCAAGCCCAGGCCCAGGGCCCCAGTCAGCCTAGTGTCCCAGGGTGGCCAGTCCCAGGCCTTAGCCCAAGCGTTAACCCAGGGTCTGGATGGCCATTAGGCCCTGTTCAGGACACAGATGGCTTCACACCTGCTCCACAGTGGAATCCGACACCATCTGGACTG AGCGTGCCCTACAACCTGAACCTACAAAGAGGCATCTACGACAAGATGATGATCACCATCATGGGCCGGGTCAAACCAAATGCTAAGCA GTTCACAGTCAACTTCCTGCGAGGTAAAGACATCGCCTTCCACCTCAACTCTCGGTTCAGTGAGGGGGGCAAGCAGGCAGTGGTGAGGAACACCAAGGTGGGAGAGCGctgggggaaggaggagaggcacACACAGGGAGGATTCCCCTTCATGGCAGGACAGTCCTTCGAG ATGAAGATTCTGGTTACATCTGGGGAGTTCAAGGTGGCTGTGAACAGAGCTCAGCGGTTTGAGTTCAAACACCGTGTCAGAGAACTCAGCCAGATCGATCGCGTCAACATCCTCTATGATGTCATCCTCACCTCCATCAACGTAGACACAATGCCATGA
- the LOC118398425 gene encoding galectin-3-like isoform X3 has translation MPCFPGQPSTPCWPGPQPSQPAPTPAQPQPMPCFPGQPNTPCWPGQQPSQPAPAPTQNWNWPGPQPSQPAPAPSLNWPGPQPQPSPAHPCQPCWPGPHPQPPQFQPQPTPQHFQPQGPALIQAQAQGPSQPSVPGWPVPGLSPSVNPGSGWPLGPVQDTDGFTPAPQWNPTPSGLSVPYNLNLQRGIYDKMMITIMGRVKPNAKQFTVNFLRGKDIAFHLNSRFSEGGKQAVVRNTKVGERWGKEERHTQGGFPFMAGQSFEMKILVTSGEFKVAVNRAQRFEFKHRVRELSQIDRVNILYDVILTSINVDTMP, from the exons ATGCCCTGCTTTCCTGGACAGCCCAGCACCCCCTGCTGGCCTGGTCCACAACCATCCCAACCAGCCCCAACTCCGGCTCAACCTCAGCCAATGCCCTGTTTTCCTGGGCAGCCCAACACCCCCTGCTGGCCTGGGCAACAGCCATCCCAACCAGCCCCAGCTCCAACCCAAAACTGGAACTGGCCTGGTCCGCAACCATCCCAACCAGCCCCAGCTCCATCTCTAAACTGGCCTGGTCCCCAACCACAACCATCCCCAGCCCATCCCTGCCAGCCATGCTGGCCTGgaccccatccccagcctccccaATTCCAGCCTCAGCCTACACCCCAGCATTTTCAACCTCAAGGCCCAGCTCTGATTCAAGCCCAGGCCCAGGGCCCCAGTCAGCCTAGTGTCCCAGGGTGGCCAGTCCCAGGCCTTAGCCCAAGCGTTAACCCAGGGTCTGGATGGCCATTAGGCCCTGTTCAGGACACAGATGGCTTCACACCTGCTCCACAGTGGAATCCGACACCATCTGGACTG AGCGTGCCCTACAACCTGAACCTACAAAGAGGCATCTACGACAAGATGATGATCACCATCATGGGCCGGGTCAAACCAAATGCTAAGCA GTTCACAGTCAACTTCCTGCGAGGTAAAGACATCGCCTTCCACCTCAACTCTCGGTTCAGTGAGGGGGGCAAGCAGGCAGTGGTGAGGAACACCAAGGTGGGAGAGCGctgggggaaggaggagaggcacACACAGGGAGGATTCCCCTTCATGGCAGGACAGTCCTTCGAG ATGAAGATTCTGGTTACATCTGGGGAGTTCAAGGTGGCTGTGAACAGAGCTCAGCGGTTTGAGTTCAAACACCGTGTCAGAGAACTCAGCCAGATCGATCGCGTCAACATCCTCTATGATGTCATCCTCACCTCCATCAACGTAGACACAATGCCATGA